In Helianthus annuus cultivar XRQ/B chromosome 3, HanXRQr2.0-SUNRISE, whole genome shotgun sequence, a single window of DNA contains:
- the LOC110932328 gene encoding uncharacterized protein LOC110932328 — MLAGSHVSEVKDKWRWSFNASGIFSTQSFKNLSYATDLQMRFISAKGCRWVPAKCNIFLWRAGLDRLPTREALNKRNIAVDSSSCVFCNEANESVDHLFTACSTAHRVWYRLSVWIKMQPFFAFSVQDLADIHKSYNGDKKAKEIVRGLIVVSYWCLWKNWNERIFANGRGSGDDIFREVKLLSFFWLKNRSSICNLDWEKWSKYPLYML; from the coding sequence ATGTTAGCTGGTTCGCACGTTTCAGAGGTGAAAGATAAATGGAGATGGTCTTTCAACGCTTCGGGTATTTTCTCAACTCAGTCTTTCAAGAATTTGTCTTATGCTACGGATCTGCAGATGCGCTTTATATCGGCCAAGGGGTGTAGGTGGGTCCCGGCCAAATGCAATATTTTCCTTTGGAGGGCGGGTTTGGACCGGTTACCGACAAGAGAAGCGTTGAATAAAAGAAACATTGCAGTGGATTCTAGTTCCTGCGTCTTCTGTAATGAGGCGAACGAATCCGTGGATCACCTTTTCACGGCTTGTTCTACCGCTCATCGGGTTTGGTATCGTTTAAGTGTGTGGATTAAGATGCAGCCTTTCTTCGCCTTCTCGGTGCAGGATCTTGCTGACATTCATAAAAGTTATAATGGGGACAAAAAAGCTAAGGAAATTGTTCGCGGATTGATTGTGGTGTCTTATTGGTGCCTTTGGAAAAATTGGAACGAGAGGATTTTTGCCAATGGTAGGGGTTCTGGGGACGACATTTTCAGGGAAGTGAAATTGCTTAGCTTTTTTTGGTTAAAGAATAGGTCTAGTATATGTAATTTGGACTGGGAGAAGTGGAGTAAATACCCCCTGTATATGTTGTAA